One Granulicella sp. 5B5 DNA window includes the following coding sequences:
- a CDS encoding site-specific integrase, with the protein MAFVTDKTEIKPGLVLFRRGDVDHRMWYCRMKIPKIDRYKTMSLKTTDLEVARERAFDQDADIRFRLKHDVPVFNHPFREIAREYLLTQEARATRGEISVARPKKVRAVIEGSLDRYVGSTQVHLIGDELWGGYPAWRRENGAGRNRRNGVREVSDEMAQTLADHEAERRTKVQHTLGIRVLRPIEVKPPEERVVPFISDSTIRFEMSIFGAVMNYAIKKHYVPASQRFDERPKLKSMRRDEFTLEEYRKLHTVGRKWIGEAEKPSSVWYRTVTYNMILIAYNTGMRPAEMKNLRWRDIMPANDREGREIVVLFVQGKGKSRKLVAPKSVGDYLERIRVISKVTELNDRVFTNVTGKPAKTLYSRLIADLLDEANLREGTQGVPRSTYCFRHTYATLRLQEGVDVYFLAEQMGTSVHMIEQHYGHVNAIKHADRVLQGMAGWELPQPDDARVNASKAAATRDQAKRGQRNKPR; encoded by the coding sequence ATGGCATTCGTCACCGACAAGACGGAAATCAAGCCGGGACTAGTCCTCTTCAGGCGCGGCGACGTGGATCATCGGATGTGGTATTGCCGGATGAAGATCCCCAAGATCGACCGCTATAAGACCATGTCGCTCAAGACGACCGACCTCGAAGTGGCGCGCGAGCGCGCCTTCGATCAAGATGCCGACATCCGCTTCCGTTTGAAGCATGACGTTCCAGTGTTCAACCATCCCTTTCGCGAGATAGCGAGAGAGTATTTGCTGACGCAGGAGGCGCGGGCGACGCGCGGAGAGATCAGTGTGGCGCGGCCGAAGAAGGTTCGCGCCGTGATCGAAGGCTCTCTAGACCGTTATGTGGGTTCCACGCAGGTTCACCTTATCGGTGATGAGTTGTGGGGTGGCTATCCGGCTTGGCGGCGGGAGAATGGTGCGGGTCGCAACCGGCGCAATGGCGTTCGGGAGGTGAGCGACGAGATGGCTCAAACCCTCGCAGACCATGAAGCGGAGCGCCGCACCAAGGTGCAGCATACCCTGGGTATTCGTGTGCTGAGGCCGATTGAAGTCAAGCCCCCCGAAGAACGGGTGGTTCCCTTTATCAGTGATTCCACCATCCGCTTTGAGATGTCCATCTTTGGCGCAGTGATGAACTACGCCATCAAGAAGCACTACGTTCCTGCCAGTCAGCGCTTCGACGAGCGTCCCAAGCTCAAGTCCATGCGACGCGATGAGTTCACGCTGGAGGAGTACCGCAAGCTCCACACTGTCGGAAGGAAGTGGATTGGTGAGGCGGAGAAGCCTTCGAGCGTCTGGTATCGCACTGTTACCTACAACATGATCCTGATTGCCTACAATACAGGCATGAGGCCAGCGGAGATGAAGAACCTACGCTGGCGTGACATCATGCCTGCAAACGACCGCGAAGGCCGAGAGATCGTTGTGTTGTTTGTGCAGGGTAAGGGTAAGTCGCGCAAACTGGTCGCGCCGAAGAGCGTGGGTGATTATTTGGAACGCATCCGCGTTATCTCCAAAGTCACGGAACTCAACGACAGAGTCTTTACCAATGTCACGGGCAAGCCCGCGAAGACTCTCTACAGTAGACTCATTGCCGATCTTCTGGACGAGGCAAATCTGCGCGAAGGCACGCAGGGCGTGCCGCGCTCGACCTACTGTTTTCGGCACACCTACGCCACGCTTCGCTTGCAGGAAGGGGTGGACGTGTACTTCCTGGCTGAGCAGATGGGGACCTCGGTCCATATGATTGAACAGCACTATGGGCACGTGAATGCCATCAAACATGCCGACCGTGTGTTGCAGGGCATGGCGGGATGGGAGCTGCCGCAACCGGACGATGCGAGGGTGAACGCATCGAAGGCAGCCGCGACACGCGATCAGGCTAAGAGAGGTCAGCGCAACAAGCCGCGCTGA
- a CDS encoding RHS repeat-associated core domain-containing protein, whose product MRSTQVVLIVLSCVSAGAQITPVEEKGLPPNSVFSGGDVDAVNLQNGNLHISIPIATIAQRGGEKLQYSFVYDTPAWIKQYEPNQCPNPQLCDPPGMYVAELNPNVSSGWRVSDPLNWGVSFTESGVIACQTTSQEYQQETNWAVFDPQGTRHALPLRYEIASQYSCLGQTTKGPTLDGSGMVYDAQANILYLKNGEEKNVSNFNSFILKQPDNLTFLSRDRNGNLITPNADTLNRSLLAYSNGTNPDGSTYSTYTIENHAGNPLTFRVDFQQMSFQTDICAATAGGAGGAATNCTDSPTAITVPTKLTLPNGKTYVFKYAQGSPGDLQELDLPNGAYITYSYTDFYQASPYQHGTQPNYVGSRAVTKRVETIGSQVNTWTYNPSIVSDKVTDPMGNSQVHQFAPVSINVGPTNYTTTSVYETGVLYYDSSGNLLRTVGKTYTGEPDLVNNAVANVRVISTTTTLENGQTSQVQTDFETFQYPCVDAGGACTGTATRLNPTETREYDYGTGGPGALLRRTDYTYLHTGNQNYIDLNIVDKPTSITVYDGSGNMAAETVNEYDNYSHNGQPMQASNAIQHDSGYGTGFLTRGNLTAVERWRNTDGALLTTTNQFDDAGNALSTIDPGGHQTSYSFTDSWASSACVPSGATAAFPTLMTNAKGQTVSTTYYACNGAVGSTTDLNGETTTNTYDAFDRPLNVSFPDGGSKAFCYSDDPNGSCYNAGSLFSTETDAISGSTSMLTTTLYDALGRTQETQLNSDPDGTDYVDIFYDGDGRAYQKTNPYRSGDTQYTTTTYYDGIGRVSSVSEADGSSTYMTYAGNTTTVTDEAGNSRKSQSDALGRLNYVWEDPAGLNYETDYQYDVLGNLLQVTQKGGDSNSADWRVRSFTFNSLGQLLCSANPEIGSPLAAVASCPTTDNGSYIAGTTRYNYNNDDELISKIAPLSNQQGTSTATVTYTYDALHRSTGTTYSDGTPSVAYTFDNDPVTACTAPSLTATNLVGHIKAMCDSSGATSWSYDPMGRPATESRTIAGVTDQIGYTYYLNGAVDTVTYPLAGGTTPFVVTYHENSGGQIDTATGSDGVTYAQVSSTFASGMPNVWQLGSNIQLTDTYNARLQPLSTTAEQLSTTNTLFSRTYNFHAGTGDNGNLYGVQDGLDGLSLNRPNGSVNYGYDTLNRLMSAGTTGTDCTMMSGGTHDWASNYSVDAWGNLTAKTSILCQGEAMSASTTNNRNQLSSASYDAAGDVIQENGVGYTYDAEGRLINGSGTAYTYDGMGERVVKGGSKLYWKGVGSTALTETNQQGASLSRYIFFNGQRIAREDANPGCGSGFTPPRYYVTDNVGSTALVTDSIGDVLNESLFFPYGVERIISQNDTGNNYKFSGKERDPETGLDDFGARYYESALGRFMTPDWDAKPITVPYAKFGDPQTLNLYSYVENGPVNRVDADGHDGAQASISAPQEPVGHCGSAGGDANCLPILASQLMHGGYGLLTFLANVEAESQQAAASTGNNVAPPPPPPASATAQQQSNPAVGNTTVGDLSKVLTNEIGSLSTPKGGDSKELANGSTALANALIDNANKKRPNGVAPDTGTASPSLATAMKDAYTNRANGGADPVQGRTFYGTSHIPPDRLHSRPIGNGRQTVFQHFGPFRDSTSRLPTYIYIYNDPGH is encoded by the coding sequence TTGCGCTCAACCCAAGTTGTTCTGATCGTATTGTCTTGCGTATCCGCCGGTGCGCAGATAACTCCCGTTGAGGAGAAAGGCCTGCCGCCGAATAGTGTCTTTAGCGGAGGGGATGTTGACGCGGTCAATCTACAGAATGGCAATTTACACATTTCCATTCCCATCGCGACCATCGCACAACGAGGCGGCGAGAAGCTTCAGTACTCATTCGTTTATGACACCCCTGCTTGGATCAAACAGTACGAACCTAATCAGTGTCCCAATCCGCAGCTATGTGACCCTCCTGGCATGTACGTCGCGGAACTAAACCCTAACGTTTCTTCAGGCTGGCGAGTTTCAGACCCCCTCAATTGGGGTGTATCTTTCACCGAAAGTGGCGTGATAGCCTGTCAGACCACAAGCCAAGAATACCAGCAGGAGACAAATTGGGCGGTCTTCGATCCTCAAGGAACCCGCCATGCATTGCCGCTTCGATATGAAATCGCGTCGCAATACTCATGTTTAGGTCAGACGACGAAGGGACCGACTCTCGACGGATCCGGCATGGTGTACGACGCGCAAGCAAACATTCTCTACCTGAAAAATGGAGAAGAGAAAAATGTAAGTAATTTCAATTCATTTATTCTTAAGCAACCTGACAACTTGACCTTCCTCAGCCGGGATCGAAATGGCAACTTGATTACGCCAAATGCCGATACCCTGAATCGAAGCCTTCTGGCCTACAGCAATGGAACCAACCCTGACGGATCGACCTATTCGACATACACCATCGAGAACCATGCGGGTAATCCGTTAACCTTCCGTGTGGATTTCCAGCAGATGAGCTTCCAGACTGATATCTGTGCCGCGACAGCGGGGGGAGCGGGAGGTGCGGCGACGAATTGCACAGATTCTCCGACAGCGATAACTGTACCAACGAAGCTCACTCTCCCCAATGGTAAGACCTATGTCTTTAAATATGCGCAGGGCTCTCCCGGAGATCTACAGGAATTGGATTTGCCCAATGGAGCTTACATAACCTACTCGTACACTGATTTCTACCAGGCCAGCCCTTATCAACATGGTACACAGCCGAACTATGTGGGAAGCCGAGCGGTCACAAAACGAGTTGAAACCATTGGGAGTCAGGTGAACACCTGGACCTATAATCCCAGCATAGTTTCTGACAAAGTGACCGACCCGATGGGTAACAGTCAGGTCCACCAATTCGCCCCGGTCTCAATCAATGTCGGTCCGACAAACTACACGACGACCAGTGTTTATGAAACCGGCGTTCTCTATTACGATTCATCCGGCAATTTGCTGCGCACGGTGGGTAAGACGTATACAGGCGAGCCGGATCTCGTGAATAACGCAGTGGCGAATGTCCGGGTCATTTCGACGACGACCACCCTCGAAAATGGACAAACATCACAAGTTCAAACCGATTTTGAGACTTTTCAGTACCCCTGTGTCGACGCGGGAGGGGCATGCACTGGAACGGCCACGCGTTTGAATCCGACAGAGACACGCGAATACGATTACGGGACGGGGGGTCCGGGAGCGTTACTCCGGCGTACGGACTACACCTACCTGCATACCGGTAACCAGAACTACATCGACCTCAATATAGTAGATAAACCAACATCGATCACAGTCTACGATGGCAGCGGGAACATGGCAGCTGAGACGGTCAATGAATATGACAACTATTCCCATAACGGCCAGCCGATGCAGGCGAGTAATGCTATCCAGCACGATTCGGGGTATGGGACTGGCTTCCTTACGCGAGGCAATCTGACTGCCGTAGAGAGATGGCGCAACACAGATGGTGCGCTGCTCACCACGACTAACCAGTTTGATGACGCGGGAAATGCATTATCTACAATCGATCCCGGCGGTCATCAGACGTCCTACAGTTTTACAGATTCCTGGGCTAGCAGCGCCTGCGTTCCAAGCGGCGCGACCGCAGCGTTTCCCACGCTCATGACCAACGCCAAGGGGCAGACTGTGAGTACGACGTATTACGCTTGCAATGGGGCCGTGGGTTCGACAACCGATCTCAACGGTGAGACCACCACAAACACGTATGATGCTTTTGACAGGCCGCTGAATGTCTCATTTCCAGATGGTGGGTCAAAGGCATTTTGTTATAGCGATGACCCTAATGGGTCTTGCTATAACGCAGGTTCTCTTTTCTCGACCGAAACAGACGCGATTAGCGGCTCCACAAGCATGTTGACGACAACACTATACGATGCTCTGGGGCGCACGCAGGAAACCCAACTCAATTCGGACCCAGACGGAACCGACTATGTCGATATTTTCTATGATGGAGATGGCAGGGCTTATCAAAAGACAAATCCATATCGGTCTGGAGATACGCAATACACCACGACAACTTACTACGATGGAATAGGGCGGGTCTCTTCCGTGTCGGAGGCTGATGGATCTTCAACGTACATGACGTACGCAGGCAATACCACTACGGTTACGGATGAAGCAGGCAACTCGCGAAAGTCCCAGTCGGATGCACTTGGGCGTCTCAATTATGTTTGGGAAGACCCTGCCGGCCTCAACTATGAAACGGACTACCAGTACGACGTATTGGGAAACCTGCTCCAGGTGACGCAGAAGGGTGGGGATTCCAATTCTGCAGACTGGCGTGTGCGTAGCTTCACGTTCAACTCTCTGGGCCAGTTGCTTTGTTCGGCGAATCCCGAGATTGGCTCGCCTCTTGCAGCAGTTGCGTCCTGTCCAACGACGGACAACGGAAGCTATATCGCCGGCACTACGCGCTACAACTACAACAACGATGATGAACTGATCAGTAAGATTGCACCGTTGTCGAATCAGCAGGGCACATCAACAGCGACGGTGACCTATACCTATGATGCCTTGCACCGTTCTACGGGAACCACGTACAGCGACGGCACACCGAGTGTGGCGTACACCTTCGACAATGATCCGGTGACGGCTTGCACGGCGCCATCGCTAACAGCAACCAACTTGGTTGGCCATATTAAAGCAATGTGCGACTCTTCGGGTGCAACGTCGTGGAGCTACGACCCCATGGGGCGACCGGCGACCGAGTCGCGCACGATTGCAGGAGTGACTGACCAAATTGGCTACACGTATTACTTGAACGGCGCCGTCGACACCGTCACTTATCCTTTGGCAGGAGGAACAACTCCGTTCGTGGTGACATATCACGAAAATAGCGGTGGCCAAATTGATACAGCGACCGGTTCCGATGGTGTGACATATGCACAGGTGAGTTCCACGTTCGCGAGTGGTATGCCCAATGTATGGCAGCTAGGGTCGAACATCCAGCTTACGGACACATACAATGCACGGCTACAACCACTAAGCACGACCGCCGAGCAATTGAGCACCACAAATACGCTGTTTAGCAGGACCTACAACTTTCACGCGGGGACAGGAGATAACGGGAACCTCTATGGGGTCCAGGATGGCTTGGATGGCTTGAGCTTAAATCGCCCGAATGGTAGCGTGAACTACGGTTACGATACTTTGAATCGACTCATGTCGGCTGGAACAACAGGTACGGATTGCACGATGATGTCCGGCGGTACGCATGACTGGGCAAGCAACTATTCGGTTGATGCATGGGGAAACCTAACGGCGAAGACTTCGATATTGTGTCAGGGAGAGGCGATGTCGGCGTCGACCACCAACAATCGAAACCAACTGTCGTCTGCGAGTTACGATGCGGCTGGGGACGTCATTCAGGAGAACGGGGTTGGGTATACCTACGATGCGGAAGGGCGCTTGATTAATGGGAGCGGTACTGCATATACCTATGATGGCATGGGTGAGCGCGTGGTTAAGGGTGGGAGCAAACTCTATTGGAAGGGAGTGGGTTCAACCGCGTTGACGGAGACCAACCAACAGGGGGCGAGCCTGAGTAGATACATTTTCTTCAACGGGCAACGGATTGCAAGAGAGGACGCCAACCCTGGATGCGGCTCTGGATTTACGCCGCCGAGATACTATGTGACCGATAATGTCGGATCGACGGCGTTGGTAACGGATTCGATAGGCGATGTGCTGAACGAATCGCTCTTCTTTCCCTATGGGGTCGAGCGGATCATCTCGCAAAATGACACCGGTAACAACTATAAGTTCAGCGGCAAGGAGCGCGACCCCGAGACTGGGTTGGATGACTTCGGCGCGCGCTATTATGAAAGCGCACTGGGACGGTTTATGACGCCGGATTGGGATGCTAAGCCGATCACAGTGCCATATGCCAAGTTCGGTGATCCGCAGACATTGAACCTGTACAGCTATGTCGAAAACGGACCCGTCAATAGAGTGGATGCCGATGGGCACGATGGTGCTCAGGCTAGTATTAGCGCGCCTCAGGAGCCAGTCGGGCACTGTGGCTCAGCCGGAGGTGATGCCAATTGCCTGCCGATACTCGCGAGTCAGCTGATGCATGGCGGCTATGGCTTGCTGACTTTCCTTGCAAATGTTGAAGCCGAGTCGCAACAGGCCGCCGCCAGTACCGGAAATAATGTAGCTCCGCCACCCCCTCCTCCGGCGTCCGCAACGGCCCAACAACAGAGCAATCCGGCTGTCGGGAATACAACGGTAGGTGATCTCTCGAAGGTCCTGACCAACGAGATCGGGAGTTTGAGCACTCCAAAAGGTGGCGATTCTAAAGAACTCGCAAATGGTTCGACCGCTCTCGCCAATGCCCTCATCGATAACGCAAACAAAAAGAGGCCAAACGGGGTGGCTCCAGACACAGGAACGGCCTCACCGTCGCTTGCAACGGCGATGAAAGATGCTTATACGAATCGGGCTAACGGAGGAGCAGACCCGGTTCAGGGCCGAACCTTCTACGGAACAAGTCACATTCCGCCAGACAGACTCCATAGTCGTCCGATCGGCAACGGTCGCCAAACCGTATTTCAGCATTTTGGACCATTCAGGGACAGCACGAGTCGGCTGCCAACGTACATTTACATCTACAACGATCCGGGGCACTGA
- the mobF gene encoding MobF family relaxase, with protein MVTLSKPISSGQAQAYHKEEFANAKENYYTEGERVRGEWQGQLAERWGLTGEVQEQQFARLSEGQHPATGEQLVRHQTAREYENERGDVVRSMEHRAGWDATFSAPKSVSLTALVGGDDQVREAHRESVRVALDEMEKYVQARMGGNAPAQTTGAWAVAKFEHDSSRPVDGYAAPQLHTHAVVFNVTETADGNTRALQPQELYKTQQYATAVYRSELAARLQGMGYEIERGEHGQPEIKGYTREYLEASSPRRQQIEEHMEAAGRSGAGAAQIAAHQTRDAKQPLSHEEVRAQHQKMAAEYGQQPQRVLTEAAQRPGVELRPEPSQRAAHDGMSYARERGMEREAVTDERSLMRDALKHTMGDARLPEIKAEFDKRVQSSELIEVPRREGLAGRAFTTGEMQGYEREIIDRMKMGQGNRDVLADGNVREQTMQQHAHLSVSQRHAVDTVLTSRDQMMALEGVAGAGKTTSLAAVREAAVHAGYEVEGLAPTSRAAQKLGEAGMETETLQRHLARGEQPDDGQKKLYVVDESSMASTKQMHTFVERLRENDRVLFVGDTRQHEAVEAGRPYAQLQEAGLRTAHLDEIIRQKDPSLKEAVEQLARGEVREAIGNLNQQGRVVEIKDRVERIDEIAREYVRSPERTLVVSPDNESRREINSHIHRAMQSDGKVSNDEQRVHVLYARQDVTGADRQHAQNYERGDVIRYSKGSKPLGVEAGEYARVTATDRETNTLTVKRHSGEELSYDPRRLQGVTVYRDSERTFAQGDRVQLTAPYHAEKLANRELGTVEKIDGDGHLKLRMDSGREVEFNARQHPHLDYGYAVTSHSSQGQTADRVLIHVDSAQAHGELLNSRMAYVSVSRAQFDVKMYTNDAKTLGQELSRDVSHPSAIQQQQDAGQRIGPQPVGMEISQGLSIG; from the coding sequence ATGGTCACACTATCGAAACCCATCAGCTCCGGCCAGGCACAGGCGTATCACAAGGAAGAGTTCGCCAATGCTAAAGAGAACTACTACACCGAAGGCGAGCGCGTGCGCGGCGAGTGGCAGGGCCAGCTTGCGGAGCGGTGGGGCTTGACGGGTGAAGTGCAGGAGCAGCAGTTCGCGCGGCTCAGTGAGGGCCAGCATCCAGCGACCGGCGAGCAGCTAGTGCGGCATCAGACCGCGCGTGAATATGAGAACGAGCGCGGCGACGTGGTGCGTTCTATGGAGCACCGGGCCGGATGGGATGCGACGTTCAGCGCACCGAAATCCGTATCGCTGACGGCGTTGGTTGGCGGCGACGATCAAGTGCGCGAAGCCCACAGAGAGAGCGTGCGCGTTGCGCTCGATGAGATGGAGAAATACGTGCAGGCCCGCATGGGCGGCAACGCTCCGGCGCAGACGACCGGCGCGTGGGCCGTCGCCAAGTTCGAGCATGACAGCAGCCGCCCTGTTGATGGCTACGCCGCGCCGCAGCTCCACACGCACGCAGTCGTGTTCAATGTGACCGAAACAGCGGACGGCAACACGCGAGCGTTGCAGCCGCAGGAGCTGTACAAAACGCAGCAGTACGCGACGGCGGTGTATCGGTCGGAGCTTGCGGCGCGGTTGCAGGGCATGGGCTACGAGATCGAGCGCGGCGAGCATGGACAACCGGAGATCAAAGGCTACACGCGCGAGTATCTTGAAGCATCGAGTCCGCGGCGGCAGCAGATCGAAGAGCACATGGAGGCCGCGGGGCGCAGCGGCGCCGGGGCCGCGCAGATCGCGGCGCATCAGACGCGCGATGCCAAGCAGCCGCTCTCGCACGAAGAGGTGCGGGCGCAACATCAAAAGATGGCCGCAGAGTACGGCCAGCAACCGCAGCGTGTTCTTACCGAGGCGGCGCAGCGGCCAGGTGTGGAGCTGAGGCCGGAGCCATCGCAACGTGCAGCGCATGACGGCATGAGCTACGCGCGAGAGCGCGGCATGGAGCGCGAGGCCGTGACCGATGAGCGTTCGCTGATGCGTGACGCCCTGAAACATACGATGGGCGATGCGCGGTTGCCAGAGATAAAAGCCGAGTTCGATAAGCGTGTGCAGTCTTCGGAGCTGATAGAGGTTCCACGTCGAGAGGGGCTTGCGGGCCGTGCGTTCACGACCGGCGAGATGCAGGGTTACGAACGCGAGATCATCGACCGGATGAAGATGGGCCAGGGCAATCGTGATGTGTTGGCCGATGGCAACGTGCGCGAACAGACGATGCAGCAGCACGCGCATCTGAGCGTGAGCCAGCGGCACGCGGTCGATACCGTGCTGACCAGCCGCGATCAGATGATGGCTCTTGAAGGCGTGGCCGGGGCCGGGAAAACAACTTCCTTAGCCGCCGTTCGTGAAGCCGCTGTCCATGCGGGATATGAGGTCGAAGGGCTTGCGCCGACATCGCGGGCCGCGCAAAAGCTGGGCGAAGCGGGCATGGAGACAGAGACGTTGCAACGGCATCTTGCACGCGGCGAGCAGCCCGACGACGGACAGAAAAAACTCTACGTGGTCGATGAGTCGAGCATGGCGAGCACCAAGCAGATGCACACGTTCGTCGAGCGGCTAAGGGAAAATGATCGTGTGTTGTTCGTCGGCGACACGCGGCAGCATGAGGCCGTCGAAGCGGGCAGGCCCTACGCGCAGTTGCAGGAGGCGGGGCTTCGCACGGCGCACTTGGATGAGATCATCCGGCAGAAAGACCCATCGCTGAAAGAGGCCGTCGAGCAGCTTGCGCGTGGTGAAGTGCGCGAGGCCATCGGCAATCTCAACCAGCAGGGTCGGGTGGTGGAGATCAAAGACCGCGTGGAGCGGATCGACGAGATAGCCCGCGAGTACGTGCGCTCGCCGGAAAGAACGCTCGTAGTCTCGCCCGACAACGAATCGCGGCGCGAGATCAACAGCCACATCCATCGCGCGATGCAGAGCGATGGCAAGGTGTCAAACGACGAGCAGCGCGTGCATGTGCTCTACGCGCGGCAGGACGTGACCGGCGCGGATCGACAGCACGCGCAGAACTACGAGCGCGGCGATGTCATCCGCTACTCGAAAGGGTCGAAGCCGCTGGGCGTCGAGGCCGGAGAGTACGCGCGGGTCACGGCCACAGATCGAGAGACAAACACGCTCACGGTGAAGCGACACAGCGGCGAAGAGCTGAGCTACGATCCTCGCCGGTTGCAGGGCGTGACGGTCTACCGCGACAGCGAGCGCACGTTCGCCCAGGGCGACCGGGTGCAGCTCACAGCGCCGTACCATGCGGAGAAGCTGGCAAACCGCGAGCTGGGCACGGTGGAGAAGATCGACGGCGACGGCCATCTGAAACTACGCATGGACTCGGGCCGCGAGGTCGAGTTCAACGCGCGGCAGCATCCGCATCTCGACTACGGCTATGCGGTGACGAGCCACAGCAGCCAGGGCCAGACCGCCGACCGCGTGCTCATCCACGTTGACTCCGCGCAGGCCCACGGCGAGCTGCTGAATAGCCGCATGGCTTACGTGTCGGTATCGCGGGCGCAGTTCGACGTGAAGATGTACACGAACGATGCGAAGACGCTGGGGCAAGAGCTGAGCCGGGACGTGTCGCATCCGTCAGCGATCCAACAACAACAGGATGCGGGACAGCGCATCGGGCCGCAGCCGGTGGGCATGGAAATATCGCAGGGCCTCAGCATCGGTTGA